Proteins from one Megalops cyprinoides isolate fMegCyp1 chromosome 11, fMegCyp1.pri, whole genome shotgun sequence genomic window:
- the LOC118785465 gene encoding solute carrier family 15 member 1-like, which yields MVSHRWHKRLAWVRGSLTGEDQELSPYTAIMTDSEKQDLKKPKKKVEVCGYPLSIFFIVVNEFCERFSYYGMRAVLVLYFRYFLKWDDDMATSIYHTFVALCYLTPILGAIVADSWLGKFKTIVYLSIVYTIGQAVMAVSAIHDITDTDGDGTPNNMTLHVVLSMVGLLLIALGTGGIKPCVAAFGGDQFEDHQEKQRSTFFSIFYLSINAGSLLSTIITPILRGQECGIRSQQKCYSLAFGVPAALMVVALLVFIVGSSMYTKAAPKGNIMLEVCKCIGFALKNRFRHRSKQHPKREHWMDWANEKYDKLLIAQIKMVLKVLFLYIPLPMFWALFDQQGSRWTLQATTMDGNFGALIIQPDQMQTVNPILILVLVPIVDSAVYPLIKKCGLNFTPLKRMTVGMLLAGLAFVAAALVQIEIDKTLPTFPSKSQSQVKFLNLGGNPVDITVGTETMHVGAFQATVDYTTYDTASIKVSVASISETVYLQKGARETLLIDPANKTMDLIDDITKKPEEGNNAIRFVNGMDSVLNVSTSKTDYGAVWPYTASNYSQIPEGKTTFTIKNDAGDTCEFTMTLGFGSSFTVLIPSTFKWDQNCTSTIEPIMDIKPNTFHMAWQIPQYFLMTTGEVVFSVTGLEFSYSQAPSNMKSVLQAGWLFTVAVGNIIVLIVAEAAQLPDQWAEYILFASLLVAVCIIFAVMAYFYTYVDPSEIEAQFNKDGTEEEKKQEKDSIPMKKKDSIEHHDEDIKQTKI from the exons GATCTTTAACGGGAGAGGACCAGGAGCTATCTCCATACACTGCAATCATGACAG actCTGAGAAGCAGGACCTGAAGAAGCCCAAGAAAAAG GTGGAGGTCTGTGGCTACCCCCTCAGCATCTTCTTCATTGTGGTGAATGAGTTCTGCGAGAGATTCTCCTACTATGGAATGCGAG CGGTGCTGGTCCTGTACTTCAGGTACTTCCTGAAGTGGGATGATGACATGGCCACCTCCATCTACCACACCTTTGTGGCCCTCTGCTACCTGACGCCCATCCTGGGTGCCATCGTGGCCGACTCCTGGCTGGGGAAGTTCAA GACCATCGTCTACCTGTCCATCGTCTACACCATCGGGCAGGCTGTGATGGCGGTGAGTGCTATTCACGACATCACGGACACGGACGGGGACGGAACACCGAACAACATGACCCTCCACGT TGTGCTCTCCATGGTGGGGCTGCTGCTCATCGCCCTGGGGACGGGTGGGATCAAGCCCTGCGTGGCGGCCTTCGGTGGGGACCAGTTTGAGGACCACCAG gagaaacagaggagcaCGTTCTTCTCCATCTTCTACCTGTCCATCAACGCTGGAAGTCTCCTGTCCACCATCATCACTCCAATCCTCAGAG GTCAGGAGTGCGGCATCAGGTCCCAGCAGAAGTGCTACTCGCTGGCCTTCGGCGTCCCCGCCGCCCTCATGGTGGTCGCCCTGC TTGTGTTCATCGTCGGGAGCAGCATGTACACCAAGGCGGCCCCAAAAGGCAACATCATGCTGGAAGTCTGCAAGTGCATTGGG TTTGCATTGAAGAACCGCTTCAGGCACAGAAGCAAACAGCATCCCAAGCGAGAGCACTGGATGGACTGGGCCAACGAGAAATATGAC AAACTCCTCATCGCTCAAATCAAGATGGTGCTGAAGGTTCTGTTCCTTTACATCCCGCTGCCTATGTTCTGGGCGCTGTTCGACCAGCAG GGCTCGCGCTGGACCCTCCAGGCCACCACCATGGACGGGAACTTT GGAGCTCTCATCATTCAGCCGGATCAAATGCAG ACTGTGAACCCGATCCTCATCTTGGTGCTGGTGCCCATCGTGGACAGCGCTGTCTACCCGCTGATCAAGAAGTGCGGCCTCAACTTCAC gCCTCTGAAGAGAATGACCGTGGGGATGCTGCTGGCGGGCCTGGCCTTCGTGGCAGCAGCGCTGGTGCAGATCGAGATTGAC AAAACCTTGCCAACCTTCCCATCCAAATCCCAAAGTCAGGTGAAATTCCTAAACCTGGGTGGCAACCCTGTGGACATAACTGTTGGCACCGAAACTATGCATGTTGGCGCTTTTCAG GCCACTGTGGATTACACGACGTATGACACAGCCAGCATAAAGGTCTCTGTGGCCTCTATAAGTGAGACAGTCTACTTACAGAAAGGAGCACGGGAGACTCTGCTGATCGACCCTGCCAACAAAACAATGGATTTG ATCGACGATATAACTAAAAAGCCAGAGGAAGGCAATAATGCCATCAG atttgtGAATGGTATGGATTCAGTATTGAACGTGTCAACAAGTAAAACAGACTATGGAGCGGTTTGGCCCTACACTGCTTCAAACTACTCTCAGATACCGGAGGGGAA gACCACCTTCACAATCAAGAATGATGCAGGGGACACGTGTGAATTCACCATGACACTGGGATTTGGTAGCTCTTTCACTGTCCTCATCCCCAGCACATTCAAATGGGACCAAAAT TGCACATCTACCATAGAGCCTATTATGGACATCAAACCCAACACCTTCCACATGGCCTGGCAGATCCCACAGTACTTCCTCATGACCACTGGAGAGGTGGTCTTCTCTGTCACCGGCCTTGAGTTCTCCTACTCACAG GCTCCAAGCAACATGAAGTCAGTGCTTCAGGCTGGATGGCTGTTTACTGTCGCCGTGGGCAACATCATTGTGCTGATTGTGGCAGAGGCAGCACAGCTCCCagatcag TGGGCAGAGTACATCCTTTTTGCCTCCCTCCTGGTGGCAGTGTGCATAATCTTTGCTGTGATGGCCTACTTCTACACTTACGTGGACCCTTCAGAGATAGAAGCCCAGTTCAACAAGGATggaacagaagaagaaaagaaacaggagaAGGACAGCATCCCAATGAAGAAGAAAGACTCCATCGAGCACCACGACGAAGACATCAAGCAAACCAAGATCTAA